TTTGGCGCGGTCGGCGCATTGGCGCTGTGGTTTTTTCTGTATCTGATCGCGATTTTTCAAGGCGATTCCATTTTGCTCGGCGTCAGCGGCGCGGTGCGTATCAAAGAAAAATTTGAAGCGCCGCAGTTATGGAACATCGTCGAAGAAATGACTATCGCGTCCGGCTTGAAAAAAATGCCCGCAATTTACATTATCAACACCGACGCGCTGAATGCCTTCGCTGTTGGACGGCGTCCAGAAAAAGCTGCTGTTGCGGTGACCTCAGGGCTGATGAAGAAGCTCAGCCGCGATGAACTGCAGGGCGTGGTCGCGCATGAGATCGGGCATATCAAAAATCTCGATATCAAATTCATGACCATGGCGGCGGTGATGATGGGCAGCATCGTTATGATCTCCGACGTGTTTCTGCGTTCGTTGTGGTATGGGTCAATGATGGGGGGACGGCGGAGGTCGCGTTCGAATAACGACGGCGGCGCCCAGTTGATCGTTATGTTGGCTGCGCTGATTCTGGCGATTTTAGCGCCGATTCTGGCGCAGATGCTTTACTTCGCCTGTTCGCGGCAGCGGGAATACCTAGCCGACGCATCAGGCGCGTTGTTTACCCGATATCCCAACGGGCTGGCCTCTGCGCTAGAGAAGATTTCAGGGGGGACGATTGCCGCCAAACAAGTCAATCGTACGCTCGCGCCGATGTACATCATCAATCCATTACAAGCGCATTCATCCGCCGTGGGCTTGTTTTCCACTCATCCCCCGACGAAAAAACGAATTGATATTTTGCGTTCCATGTCCGGCGCCGGGCTGCGCGAATATGAACGGGCTTACCAGGAGTCGCTTGGAACCAAACGCGGTTGCATTGGCGAACGGTCGTTGCATGAAGCCGAAGAGGTTGGCGTCCGCGAAAGCAGCGTCAAACCTTCTTCAAAGAAAAAAGGGTTGGAGCAGATTCGTGAAATCAATGATTTATTCGCCCGCGTAGACGGCCTGCTGCCGATTGCCTGCGTCTGCGGGATGCAATTGAAAATTCCCCAAGAGTATAAAAAAGACCAGGTCGCCTGCCCACGTTGCGGCGTCGCGCATGAGGTCCCGAAAGCGAAGCCGGGCGCTGCGAAGCAATCGCAAACCTACCAGCGGTCTGGCGGCGGTTGGCAATCGTTTCGCTGCCAATGCGGCAAGACGGTTCAGCTCAGCCCGAAGTTTTCAGGCGAGTCGATCAATTGCCAAGGCTGTGG
This genomic interval from Candidatus Hinthialibacter antarcticus contains the following:
- a CDS encoding M48 family metallopeptidase translates to MWEAIRSNQRRSTVLIIMMGVILVALGATIGLFVDPRAGGAFGAVGALALWFFLYLIAIFQGDSILLGVSGAVRIKEKFEAPQLWNIVEEMTIASGLKKMPAIYIINTDALNAFAVGRRPEKAAVAVTSGLMKKLSRDELQGVVAHEIGHIKNLDIKFMTMAAVMMGSIVMISDVFLRSLWYGSMMGGRRRSRSNNDGGAQLIVMLAALILAILAPILAQMLYFACSRQREYLADASGALFTRYPNGLASALEKISGGTIAAKQVNRTLAPMYIINPLQAHSSAVGLFSTHPPTKKRIDILRSMSGAGLREYERAYQESLGTKRGCIGERSLHEAEEVGVRESSVKPSSKKKGLEQIREINDLFARVDGLLPIACVCGMQLKIPQEYKKDQVACPRCGVAHEVPKAKPGAAKQSQTYQRSGGGWQSFRCQCGKTVQLSPKFSGESINCQGCGDSIKIESGAQRRKTSKRGDA